Genomic window (Lewinellaceae bacterium):
GGCATACAGGTGGAAGTGCTGGAAGGCGTGGATACGACCCACCAGGTGAAGGTGCAGTTGGCGAAGTCTTAGCGGACGATGGACGATGGACGCGACCGTAGGGAGTCCCGCACCGACGAAGGAGGCCGGGAGTGGGCGGCAACGGAAGGGACATCAAAAATCACAAATCGCATATCAAAAATCTATTAGCGGCGGGCGGCGGGCATTGGGCCAATGAGCAGTTGGGGCTACATCCCAACCCATGGGTTATCGAACATGGGTTACGTCCTTAGTGTAGTGCTCAGGAACCGGGAAAAAGCACTCCATTTTCACCAAAAGTTAATTTTCTTTCTTACTTTTGGTGAAAGCGGAAGAAAAATGCTGATAGGCAGAAAAAAGGAAATAGCTCTTTTACAGGAGGCTTTGGAATCTCCCAAGGCTGAAATGATTGCCGTGATTGGACGAAGGCGAGTTGGAAAAACCTTCTTAGTAGATACCATCTATAAAGACCGGATCATTTTTAAGCAAACCGGCGTAAGAAACGCGCCTAATGAAGCACAACTAAGAACATTCACACAAGCAGTCGAGCAATTGGCAGGTGAAACATTAGAAGTGCCCCGCGACTGGCTGGATGCCTTTTTTTTGTTGAGAAAACATCTTGAAGCCCATATCTCAAAAGATAAAAAAGTAGTCCTTTTCTTTGATGAACTCTCCTGGCTAGCGGTGCCCAAATCAAATTTCTTAGATTACTTAGGCCATTTTTGGAATGATTGGGCCTATCAGCAAAATGTAGTCATCGTCCTTTGCGGTTCCGCCTCGTCCTGGGTTATTCAAAAGGTAATTAATGATAAAGGCGGTTTGCATAATCGGGTTACCAGGTATTTGCACCTTAAACCTTTTACCCTCCAAGAAACAGAACTGTATCTCCAATCGAAGCATTGCACCTTTACAAAATACCAAATCGTGCAAATGTACATGGCTTTTGGTGGGGTTCCATTGTATCTGGAAGAGATAAAACGTGGAAAAAGCGCGGTACAAAACATCAATGATATTTGCTTTTCAGAAACTGGCCTATTGAAAAATGAATTCAATCGTTTGTACCCAGCTCTTTTTGAAAACGCGGATGATCATATTGCGGTCATTCGGGCATTGGCTTCAAAAAAGAAAGGTTTAAGCCGTACAGAGATTATTGAAACCGCAAAAGTGGCCAATGGAAGCTCTACTTCAAAGGTATTGGAAGAATTAGAGCAATCCGATTTCATTATGGCCTATCACCCGTTTAAAAAGAAGAAAAAAGATAAAATTTACCGGTTGATTGACGAATACTCGCTATTCTATTTGCGATTCATTGAAAATACCGCTTTTGAAGGAGCGGGGACTTTTATGCAATTGAGCAATGAGCAAGCATTCAAAATCTGGTGTGGCTATGCTTTTGAAGGCATTTGCATGAAGCATGTGCAGCAAATAAAAAAAGCGCTGGGCGTTTCCGGCGTCTATACCACCACTTACTCCTATTTAAGAAAAGCAACCCCGGAAGAAAAAGGGCTGCAAATCGATATGCTGTTAGAACGTGCCGACCGGGTAATCAACCTTTTTGAAATCAAATTTTACGACCGGGAATTTTCCTTTACTAAAGCGTATGCCGATCAATTGCGGGAACGCCTACATCTATTTAAGCGGCTATCCAAAACCCGTAGCCAGGTCTGGATAACCATGATCACCACTTTTGGGCTAAAGCACAATATGCATAGCTTGGGCCTGGTAGAAAAAGTGTTGACGCTGGAAGATTTGTTTTTGGGGGAATGAGAGGTAGTTCTCCACCTATAGATTGAGTTGAGGTACTTCGAATTCAGCCTTGGAAAGGTATTCCTCTATGACCTCGTTGATCTTCAAAAGTGAAACCCATACCCAAAAAACACCGACTGCAATCCAAACAAGCTCAGGCTCGCCACAAATACCCCTAACAGAATAAGGATAAAAGGCAGGTACATCAGTACCCGAAGCGCCCGGTTGTTCCACCCTGTGTGGTGCAGGATGGGCAACAGGATGAAAGCCAGGCAAAGGCCGAAGAAGGAAATCTGGAAAGTGTAAAGGCAAACCCCTGCAAACAAAAGCCCCGTTAGGATTTCAAAGGCTTGTACCATAGCGGTATCCGGGTGGCTTTTGGCCAGGAAATCCCGCCAGGATTTTTTTATCCGCTGAACCCGGCCCCCGGCGCCGCCCGAAAGGCGATGCTCTTGCTGGGAATTGTCGCCGGTGACCAAAAAAGTGGCCTTGCCGGAAACCATATACGCCAATACGCCGATGGAAGAAAGGGGGGACAGCGCCGCGTACAGCACGGTACTCTGGCTCAGAAAGCGGAACAAACGGGCCGGCTGGCGCGCCAGGCCGATGATGAAGCAGAGTACCGGCGCGAAAAAAGCCAGCATGGTGATGGCAAAGAAATCCCAGTCGTAGATGGCCTGGAAGCCCGTGTCCATACTCATTACCGGCAGCACCCACTCCCGGCCCGCCAGCACGAAAGTCACGTCGGCCGATTGGCCGAAGAAGCAGGGCAGAATGAGGTTGGCGTTGATCATGAATAAGAAGTAAACCAGCGTAAGCGGCAGGTTGAGGGTCGGAAACAAAATATCCAGCTTTTCCGTCCAGCTGATGTTTTTGGCCTTCAGCAGCCAGCCCATCTTTTTGGCAAGGAACTCGCTCGTACCCCGCGTCCATTTCATGTGCCGGATGCGAAAAGCGCGCACGGTGTCCGGAAAATCTTCATAACAAACCACATCTTCCACGAAGCGCCCGCGGTACCCCTTCTCGCGGATTTCGATCGCAAAACCCAGGTCTTCGCTGACGATGTCGGGGAATCCCCCCACTTCTTCCCAGCACTTGCGCCGCAGCAGGGCGCCGTGGCCGAGGAACATCACGAAACCATAGTTGTTGCGCAGGGGCTGGTACCATTTCCAGTGCAGGTCAACGCCGATGCCCATAGCCTGGGCGAGCGAGCTCTCCGCACCGGGGTTGGCGCGGTGGTTGGCTTGCGTGAAACCGCACAGAGGGTCGGCCTCCATCACCGGCACCAGCTTGCGGAGGAAATCGGGGGGCAGGATTTCATCGGCGTCGGCAATGGCAAAGTAGGGTTCTTCGGTAGCGGCCTCGCTGAGGCAGTAATTCATATTCCCGGCCTTGAAGCCTTCGCGCTTCGGGCGACGCACGACTTCCGCCAAGCCCGGAAAACGGGCGGCGAAAGCATCAACCCTGGCCTGGTATTCCGGCGATGAACTGTCGTCCAGTATATATACGGTGTAGTTGGGATAATCCTGGCGCACACAGGACAGGACGCTCTCTTCTACAAAGTCGTTGCAGGTAGTGTACAGAATAGCGACGGCGGGATGGTCCAGCAATTCGGTTCTTGCCAGCGCCGACTCCGGCTTGTGCCCGAACCAACGGTGGCCCAGGGCAAAGAGGATGACCCCCACATTGTATAGGCCATACAACCAGGCGAAATCGATGAACGCAATGAAAAGGGCCAAAGCGATCCAGCTGGGTGCGTTGTAGGCCATATCCATCAGTTGGAGCAAGCGGGGTTCGAACCAGGCCAGGCTGGCGAACCACATCCCAAAAATGAAAACGTACATCCAGGGCCGGGGGGCGGTGGAATACAGCAGCTTTCGCCTGGCGGCCTTTTCTTGATAGGATTTAACGATGGGGGAAGAAACGGGCATCTCCAATCCCGCACTGGCGACCAGTGCGCGGTCAGTATTATTTTGCAGCATGTTATTGTCTTTTTCCGGCTTTGCCCGGGATTCGTAAAAGGCAAAACCAATCTGAGAAAATAATTTTTACAGAAACGGCGGGGACTTCAGAATTAAAATTGTTCGTGATAATCGACAGGCGAGCCGCAAAGCAGGGTCAACGAGAGTCGCCAGCCGACATTGCTTGCCTGAGCATCAGGCTTTGCCTCCAATTGTCCCGTCAATCCTGTTCTTCTTATCTATTTTGGCATCCTGTCCCTATTTTTTGAAGCGCAGCTTCAGCCCGGCAGCTACTACGGCAGCCGTAGCGAAATTGCCTTTCTCGTAGTTGACGGCCAATTGCCCCGACAGCCAGTCGTTGAGCGGAACCAGGGCCAGCAGGTAGCCACCCGAAATATTATCCGGCACCCCCTCGATGCCGAGCGCCGCTTTGCCGACGAAGCCCCCGAGGGTAAATTCCGGGCCCTGGGGCAGCAGCAGCTTGGCCGCCAGCACGGCGCGTTGCTGGTTCACGCTGTTGAACCCGTCCTGGCCATAGTAGTAAGAAGGCTCCAGCGCCAGGAAAGAGGTAACTGGAATGTACAATCCGGCATAGCTGTACCACTCCGTGGGGAAGTCGCTCGAAAAAGCGGCCCAGCCGCCTACCCGGGCGCTCAGGCCGTTGCGGATGTAGAAGACCTGCTCCAGGCGGGCCTGTTGCTGGTTATTCCGCTCCGGGAAGAAGCGCATGCCGTACTCCATGCGGGTGGCCAGGCGGTCGTTCCAGCCGGCGAGCAGGCCGCCCCACAGAGAGGAGGCACTGGCGTTGCGGTTGACGAAGTCGAGGTTGTCCAGGGAAAGGGTGTTGTCGAACCGGGCGAAAACGGAGTAGCGGTTGTTGATCCGATAGAGGGCCTGCAGGAGGCGGAGGCCGGTGCGGCTATCGTCTTCTACTTTGGAATAGCCGCCCCAGGCATCCAGCTCCAACGCTGCGCCCTGGGCGCGGGCAGTAGCCAGCAGTTGTCTGGCTTCGGCATTGGAAGGATCGGCCATCAGAGCTTGCCCGAATGACTTTTGAGCCGCTTTGGTCCGCCCCGCCATGAGCCGGGCCTTGCCCAGGGCAATGTGAAACCCGGCCGCCTCAGGATGGTCCCGGGCCAGGCTTTCAAATACCGGTATGGCCGAGCGGGCATCCTGAATAGCGAGGTAGGCGTATCCCAGCCCCTTGCGCGCATCCGTATTGTCCGGCGCCCGCTCAATGGCGCGCTGGAAGGCCTCGATGGCCCGGCCGCCGTCTCCCGACCAGCTATAGGCATAAGCCAACCCGGTGAGGGCGTCTACCTGGCCGGGATGCTGTTGGAGGATGGCGTTGAAAGCGTCGATGGCCCGGCTGTATTGCCCACCCCAGGAAAGGTTGTGAGCGCGGAGGAGCGCGGCTGGAAGGTCATCGGGATGATCAGAGGCGAGCTGCCGGAGCACCTCTTCTGCCTCGGCGTGTTGCCCGCTTAAAGCCAGCTGCTGCGCCCGGCTGAACTGCTCTTGCTGACCGTTCAGTCCGGTTAAAAACAAAATGGACAAAAGAAGAATTACGCCCGGTTTAACGCTTAAAGGCTTGCTAATGACCTGGAGGAGGTTTCTGAAATTCATAATCCTAAGTTTTGTAGTTGAACTGGATATTCCTTACAACTTCAAAACTAGCCGGGCCTCGCCGAATTTCCTTTTTTATCTTGCTAAGTAGGCATAATCATAGCCTGAATGGGAAAGGAGCCGTTTGTGCTATTATTATCTGGGCAACACGACGGCCTTCTTCGCCAATACCTCCCCTGATACCATCTCCACTACCACAAAATACAGTCCCGGAGGCAGATGAAGAGTGGGCAGGCTAAAAGAAGAAGAATTGGGCTTAGAGTGGTAAAGGGGTACACCACCCATACTGAGTAAAGAAACGGCCTCAATATTCCCCCCTCTTTTTCCGTCAAGAGTAATGTGTAGCTCCTGGCTGGCAGATGCCGGCACAGGGCTAACCAACAATTGATTGCCCTCTACCCCTATTTTCTCTTCTGTGGAAGTGAGGTAAGCGATGTTTAACGCATCCACAAGGAGGGAGGAGGCCTCACTGGCGGAACTATTAAAGGCCAGCAATAAAGTATCTTTCCCTTCCTCAAAAGAGTAACTCTCAAAAGATATTTCAAACGGAGTATAA
Coding sequences:
- a CDS encoding tetratricopeptide repeat protein, whose amino-acid sequence is MNFRNLLQVISKPLSVKPGVILLLSILFLTGLNGQQEQFSRAQQLALSGQHAEAEEVLRQLASDHPDDLPAALLRAHNLSWGGQYSRAIDAFNAILQQHPGQVDALTGLAYAYSWSGDGGRAIEAFQRAIERAPDNTDARKGLGYAYLAIQDARSAIPVFESLARDHPEAAGFHIALGKARLMAGRTKAAQKSFGQALMADPSNAEARQLLATARAQGAALELDAWGGYSKVEDDSRTGLRLLQALYRINNRYSVFARFDNTLSLDNLDFVNRNASASSLWGGLLAGWNDRLATRMEYGMRFFPERNNQQQARLEQVFYIRNGLSARVGGWAAFSSDFPTEWYSYAGLYIPVTSFLALEPSYYYGQDGFNSVNQQRAVLAAKLLLPQGPEFTLGGFVGKAALGIEGVPDNISGGYLLALVPLNDWLSGQLAVNYEKGNFATAAVVAAGLKLRFKK
- a CDS encoding AAA family ATPase, whose protein sequence is MLIGRKKEIALLQEALESPKAEMIAVIGRRRVGKTFLVDTIYKDRIIFKQTGVRNAPNEAQLRTFTQAVEQLAGETLEVPRDWLDAFFLLRKHLEAHISKDKKVVLFFDELSWLAVPKSNFLDYLGHFWNDWAYQQNVVIVLCGSASSWVIQKVINDKGGLHNRVTRYLHLKPFTLQETELYLQSKHCTFTKYQIVQMYMAFGGVPLYLEEIKRGKSAVQNINDICFSETGLLKNEFNRLYPALFENADDHIAVIRALASKKKGLSRTEIIETAKVANGSSTSKVLEELEQSDFIMAYHPFKKKKKDKIYRLIDEYSLFYLRFIENTAFEGAGTFMQLSNEQAFKIWCGYAFEGICMKHVQQIKKALGVSGVYTTTYSYLRKATPEEKGLQIDMLLERADRVINLFEIKFYDREFSFTKAYADQLRERLHLFKRLSKTRSQVWITMITTFGLKHNMHSLGLVEKVLTLEDLFLGE
- a CDS encoding glycosyltransferase, giving the protein MLQNNTDRALVASAGLEMPVSSPIVKSYQEKAARRKLLYSTAPRPWMYVFIFGMWFASLAWFEPRLLQLMDMAYNAPSWIALALFIAFIDFAWLYGLYNVGVILFALGHRWFGHKPESALARTELLDHPAVAILYTTCNDFVEESVLSCVRQDYPNYTVYILDDSSSPEYQARVDAFAARFPGLAEVVRRPKREGFKAGNMNYCLSEAATEEPYFAIADADEILPPDFLRKLVPVMEADPLCGFTQANHRANPGAESSLAQAMGIGVDLHWKWYQPLRNNYGFVMFLGHGALLRRKCWEEVGGFPDIVSEDLGFAIEIREKGYRGRFVEDVVCYEDFPDTVRAFRIRHMKWTRGTSEFLAKKMGWLLKAKNISWTEKLDILFPTLNLPLTLVYFLFMINANLILPCFFGQSADVTFVLAGREWVLPVMSMDTGFQAIYDWDFFAITMLAFFAPVLCFIIGLARQPARLFRFLSQSTVLYAALSPLSSIGVLAYMVSGKATFLVTGDNSQQEHRLSGGAGGRVQRIKKSWRDFLAKSHPDTAMVQAFEILTGLLFAGVCLYTFQISFFGLCLAFILLPILHHTGWNNRALRVLMYLPFILILLGVFVASLSLFGLQSVFFGYGFHF